From one Rhodamnia argentea isolate NSW1041297 chromosome 1, ASM2092103v1, whole genome shotgun sequence genomic stretch:
- the LOC115743924 gene encoding pathogenesis-related protein PR-4-like encodes MEGDQKLRLRLRLFSVVLACVVGVSSAQSASNVKARYHYYNPVENNWDLNAAHAYCAPWYASQSKEWLKKWGWTGFCGPAGPTGQAACGKCLNVTNAKTGAKATVRIVDTCSSGGLKLDAQVFRMLDTTKEGYHAGYITVNYVFVSC; translated from the exons ATGGAGGGTGATCAAAAGTTGAGGCTGAGGCTGAGGCTCTTCTCGGTGGTTTTGGCATGCGTTGTCGGAGTCTCTAGTGCGCAGAGCGCCTCCAACGTCAAGGCGAGGTACCATTACTACAACCCCGTGGAGAACAACTGGGACCTGAACGCCGCGCACGCCTACTGCGCGCCGTGGTACGCGAGCCAGTCGAAGGAGTGGCTCAAGAAGTGGGGTTGGACCGGGTTCTGCGGCCCGGCCGGGCCGACCGGGCAAGCGGCTTGCGGAAAATGCTTGAAC GTGACAAATGCGAAAACAGGAGCTAAAGCGACGGTGAGGATCGTCGACACCTGTAGCAGTGGAGGGCTGAAACTGGACGCCCAGGTTTTCCGGATGCTGGACACGACGAAGGAAGGATATCATGCGGGCTATATTACGGTTAACTACGTGTTCGTGAGCTGTTAA